The genomic window TAGTAGAAGACTTAAATAATCTTCCAAATGATATGTATCCTTGGAGAATATGATGATTTTTTGATTGATTAAATGTTGTCTGTGATTGATATGTAAAAGTATTTGTTTTTCTTGCAGGAATTATGTGATTAGAGGCTGAAAGAGTGGTAGGTGAAGTACAGCCAATTGTTAAAAATGAATTAGACTTGGAGGAGTACTTACATTCTTGGATAAAAATTGAAGATAAATATTATGATCCTACTTTTGATGATACAGAAAACCCAAACTGATACAATTATTTTTGAAAATCTAAAAAATGTTTTAATATAAATCATTATAAGGATTGATGGATTAATTTTAGTAATTATGATGAAAGATTTGAATATCTAAAAAATAATGCTGATTATATAATATCAAACTGTCCTTGAATTTTAGTCTCTGCTTTAGTTAATGACTGAAACCTAAATAAATTTCTTACTTATGTAGTAAAAGAAAAATCATCAAATAAAATAGAAAAAATTTTTTGTTATATGTGAGTTTGTGATATCCAGTTTGATAATTTAGAATCAAAAAAATGAAAACAAATTTCTTATACAATCTGATCAGAAAAAGAGGTAGTGGAAGTTTATCAGATTTTAAAAAATTTTGAAATGGATAATGAGGAAGATGTAGAAAATCAGGAAACTTTAGAGGAATCAAAGAAGCTGTCATCTGATGAGAAAAGAAGGGTAGAGTTAGTTTATGAAAAGATAGATGAAGAACTATTGAGTTCAAATACTATTCTAAGAGAAAGGCAAATAAATAATATTACAAATCAGTTAGATGATATTATAGAAAGAGATGATATATGAGATAAACCTAAAAGAAGAATTAAATATCTGAAAGACTTATTTTTAGTTGAAAAATAACTTAAAATATTTATCATAAATTCTAATTTGTGTATGATTTATTTTGTATAATAAATTAATGAGTGAACAAGAGGAAATTAAAAAAAATAAAGCAGAGTTTTTGCTTAGCACTGATAGTTTGTCGTGATATTGACTAGACTTGATATTTGAAACTGCTAGAAACATAAATTTTGACTGAATAGATCTTGCAATGTGGAAGAGTTTTGATAGTTGGAGCTCAAAATATGTTAAAAAACTTTCTGAAAAGTATGAAATGCCAGTAAAGGTGATTCAGATTTCATCAAACACAAATTCAAAAGAAATGAATAAAGCTGTAGATATGGCTAAAGAGCTTTGAGTTGAAAACATAACAATAAATCCTCCTCGTTTTACAAATTGGAAATCATATAGGTTTATTAGCAATAATATTTCTTCATATAAAAGACAAAACCCAAACATAAAATTTTCTATAATAAATCCTCCCAAAAGTAGTCTTTTTATGTTGCCTATACCAGAGTATCATTTTAATAATATCGTTGATATAATTAAGAAATATAAAGTGTATTTGTGATTTGATGTGGCAAATATAGATGAACAGGCTTTGGAGATTAATTTTTTAAGAAAAATTTCTGGCTTTGTTCCTCATATATGAGTAGTTTATTTATCAGACAAAACTAAAACTTGAGTATGACATGTGCCATTGTGAGATTGATCTTTGAAACTTCCTACAATACTTAAAAAGTTTAAACAACATGAATATTATTGAAATTTTAGTTTGAAATTAGAAATTGATAAAAAAGATTTGGCAGATATAGAAAAAGTTGAGCAAATTCTTAAAAAATGTAAACTTTATTATAAAGAAAATTTTGAAGAGTTAGTTATTTCTTAAAATTTATATGAGTAAATTTGATGATGAATTATCCAAAGCATGTTTGATTAATCCCTGATTGAAATAGGACTTGGGCGAAAACTCAAAATATACCAAAATTTTGGTGACATCTTGAGTGATTTAATAGATGTATTGAACTTTGTAATCATATCTTTACTAATACTGATATAAAAGTATTTAGTATATGGGGACTTAGTACAGAAAATCGAAAATGAAGAACAAATGAAGAGTTGGATTACCTTTTTGGTTTGTATAAAAAAGTACCTATTAATTTGGAAAAGTTTTTAAAAGAAAAAAAAGTCAACTTTAGATTTGTATGAAACTTGGATGGTATACCAAAAGATTTGGCAGACTTTTTAAAGGATAAACAAAAAGAATTAACTTTTGATACTGATAAATATCTTGTGTTGGCTATAAATTATTGATGAAGAGATGAGGTTGTTAGAGGTATTAAAAATATGGCTTCCAATATGATACAACAATGAAAATACAATTTGAATGATATTCAAGACGATATTACTGAAGAAAATTTATCAAAACATCTTGATTTTTGAGACTTGCCGAATATAGAATTAGTTATCAGAACAAAATGAAATTTAGCAAAAAGACTTTCAGGATTTATGCTGTGGTGGGTGTGATATGCAGAATTGTATTTTTCAGAAAAAAAATGTCCAGAATTTAATTCTAAAGATTTGGATGAAGCTTTGTCTTGGTTCAATAATGTTTATAAAGAGAGAAACTTTTGAAAATAATTTATAAATTTACTAAAAAATAATGATAGCAACTATACCTACATCAAAATTACAAGAAATATTGGATAATTGTACAAGATTTGTTTCAAAAAGCTCTACACTGCCTGTGCTAGAAAATATATATATAAAGGCTGAATCCGATAAAGTTGTTTTTAAGTCAACTGATATGGAAAAATATATACAATTTGAAATAAATACTCAAGTGGAAGCTCAGTGATGACTTACTGTAAATGCAAAAGTTTTTTCTGATATTATTAGAAGTTTGGATGATGATGAGGTTAAACTAGAAATAGATGAAAATACTGATATGTTAACAATAAACACAACAAGTGATGTTTTTAAAGTAAAATGAATTTCTATATCTGAATATGTAGCTGCACCTTCTGTTTCCTCTGATGTAGCTGCTTCTATCAAGCCATCTGAGCTGTCAAAATGAATTGATAAAGTTGCTTATGCTGTTACTGAAAGAAATTTTTCACCTGTATTGACTGGAGTGTTGCTTAAAATGAAACAAGAATCAGATTGAAATAAGTTAGTTTTTGTTTGAACAGATTCATTAAGGTTGGCAGAATACAAAATTCCTTATGAGGGAGAGTTTTGTGAGATGGAGCTTGTAATACCTAAAATAAATATCATAGATATAAAAAAAATGATAGATTATGTAGAAGAAAAATGATGAACAAAAATTGATGTGTCATTTTCAGAAAATATGGTTAGCTTTGTAGCAGATTTAGAAGACTCAAAAATATATACAACTTCTGTATTAATTCAATGAAACTTTCCAAATTATGATAATGAAAGCATAATCCCTAGACAGTATAATACAGAAATAAATACTGATAAAATGCAACTAGAAAAATCTATTAAAAAAGTTTCAATTCTTACTAAAGATGTGAATAATTTTGTAAATATAAGTAACTTGGATGAGAAAAAAATAGTTGTGAGATCTTGAGAAACTGATAAGTGAGAAGCAGATACCAATATTAATGCTAGCATAGACTGAAGTGACTTTAAGATTGGTATAAATTGAAAATATATTTCTGATTTTATAAAAGTAATTGAATCTGATAATATTTTGATTAATATTGTAGATAATGAAAAACCAGTAGTATTTAAGGATGAGTTGGATGAAAATCTTGTGTATGTGATTAGACCTTTGGTGGATTAATTTTAAATAAAATAAAAAAAATGAAGAATTCTTTTACATTATTTGAAATAATTGTAGTTGTTATTATATTATGATTACTTTTAGCAGCATTAAGTAATTTTTTTCAAATGAATGAAAGAGATTATATAAGAGCAAGATGATGTGTAGATCATACATACTGACAGATAAAAAACTTTATTGATATGGCTTCTACCTGAAAATGACTTTATGATGAATCAGTAGGAGAGGTTGTGTATCCAGATGAATATGAGTTAGTTTTTAATGAGGATGACAATTATATAAGTTTTAGGTATATTAAAGATTGAACTTCTAGTGATTATAAAAAAATTGAGCTTGAGTGATCTGATTGAACATGAGAAAATTATTGTTATGATAATTCAAGAGAATATTATGTAAGTATATGAGAGTATGATTGAGCTAGTGATGATGAAGGCCTTATAGAAGAAATCAACTTATCAACGTTGTTTCAGTGAGATATAAATACACCGCCTGTTAAAATAAATAATGATGAACAAAAATCTTATTGATATATATCTTTTTATTTTTCTCCTGCAGATGTTGAGGATAGAAGAATAATAAGCAAAATTATTTTTGATAGGAGAGTTAATCAAGTAAGACATAATAAATGTACACAACGGTGAGAAAATTATTCTACTTGTCAAAGATGGGCTCAAACATTCAATGAAATGGATTGAATTTTCAATTATTAGTAATGATAACCAAAAGTAATCACATTAGAAAAATTACTATTTGACTTTGTTTTTGATTTTGTTATAAAGAGTTTATTGAAAAAATTTATTTGAATTAAATGTTTTTTTAAATGCAGGATTTAAAGTTGGTTTTAGATTTATGAAACTGATATATAAAAGGTATCATATTTGCAAAAGAGTGAGATAGTACAGTGGTTATATCTAAAGATACAGTTAAAACTAAGTGAATGAGAAAATGAAAAATATTGGATGTTGATGATTTTGTGTATTCAATTAGAGCTTTGTTTGAAAGTTTTGAAAAAAAACTTTGAGGTGACTTTATAGATGAAATATATGTGGGGTTGTCTCATCCAGATATGAAAATCAAAAGAATTTCAGAACAAAAAAGAGTAATGAATGAGTCAATACAACAAGATGATATGGATCATCTTACAAATCTAATTTCAGAAACTTCCGGTGAACAAAATTATGAAACCATCAAAATCATTCCTGTACAGTGGATTATAGATGAACAAATGAGGCTAAAAGACCCTACATGAATGCAGTGAAAAAAGCTTGAAATTACTGCAGATGTTTTTTCTATACCAAAGAATTTTTATAATACATTAGTAGAAGTTTTTGAAAAACTTGAAATAGATGTAGTGGATATTGTTCCAAACTTACTTGGTGCATCGGAATCAGCTATAGATTTTGATGATAAGGATCTTTGAACATTGTTGATAGATATATGAAATAATCAAACTTCTTTTGTGGTTTATGAGGAGTGATTTCCTATAACTTATTGAGTTGTACCTATTTGATGAGAGGAAGTAACCAAAGATATTTCAATTTGACTTCAGGTAGATATAAAAGATGCAGAAAAAATAAAAAAAGAAAAATGAACTGCATTATTGGAGGATCAGTCTCAAGAAGACGAATCAATTGATGTGGCATTTTTGTCTGATGTTATTACCGCAAGGTATGAAGAAATTTTTGAACATATAAATGAGTATCTTGTACAGCTAGGGAAAGATAGTAGGCTTCCATGATGAGTAGTACTAGTAGGATGATGAGCAAAGATGAATAATGTTGAAAAGCTATCAAAAGAATATTTTAAGCTTGTTACCTTTTTTGGAAAGGATAAAGTTTATAATATATCTGATGTATCAACCAAATTGCAGTATATAAATACAATATGAGTAAATGCATGGGTTGACAAGTATTGAGTATGAAGTGGATGATTTAGTATGTCTATGTGAGTTTGATTATGATGGGTGAAAAAAGTAATAAAATATATTAAAGATATGTTCTAAAATTAATCTTATTTTGAAAATTTATATACTAAAATAATAAGAAAATGACATTACAAGAAATAACTCCAGATTTTGTACCATGAGCTAGAATAAAAGTAGTTTGAGTATGATGAGGTGGTTCTAATAGTTTGAATAGAATGATTCAAGAATGAATAGAATGAGTTGAATTTATATGAGTAAATACTGATGCTCAAGCATTATCAGGTTCTTTTGCAGAGCATAAAGTTAATATATGACTAAATCTTACAAGATGACTTTGAGCTTGAGCTAATGCTGATGTTTGAAGAAAGGCTGCAGAAGAAAATATTGATGAAATAAAAAAACTTCTTCAAGATACAGATATGCTATTTGTGACTGCAGGTATGTGATGAGGTACAGGTACTTGAGCAACACCAGTAATTGCACAAGCGGCAAAAGAAATGTGAATTCTTACTGTATGAGTTGTTACAAAACCATTTAGCTTTGAATGAAAGAAAAGGTATGAAAATGCTTCGGAATGATTAGAAAAGATGAAACAGTCTGTGGATACCTTGATAGTGATACCAAATGATAAAATATTCAATATCATAGACAAGAAAACAACATTCAAACAAGCATTTTCAATGGTTGATAAAATATTAATGTTGGGTGTACAATGAATTTCTGACCTTATTATAAGACCTTGAGATATTAATATAGACTTTGCAGATATTAGAGTGATTATGGAAAACTCTTGAACAGCATTACTTTGAATAGGTTATGGTGAATGAGAAAATAGAGCAGTGGATGCAGCAAGAAATGCTATAGAAAATCCATTATTAGAATCCAATTTGGAATGAGCTCAAAATATAATATTTGCTGTGACTTGATGAGAAGATTTGACTCCTGTAGAGGTTCAAGATGCTTCAAGAGTTATAGAAGAGATAGCAAATCCTGATGCAAATATTATCTGGTGAATGACATTGGATGAAAGCTATGATTGAGAAGTAAAAGTTACTATAGTTGCAACTTGATTTCCTGAGTCAGCTCAAGAAGATATGATAAGAGGTACACAAAAAGCTTCAACATGATCTTCATCAAGAAGATCAAAATGACAAGACTTTGTGAATAAGGCTCTTAGTTCAGGAAGCTCAGATAATAATTCAACAAGAATGTCAGAACAACCAAAAGCAGAAGAACCAACTGAAAAACCAAAAGAAGATTATGAAACACCTGCATTTTTAAGAAAAAAAATAAATAAATAATTTATAATATTAAATATTAGTTTATGTATTTGAGAATTACTAGCTTGGATAGTGTCGTTTTCGAGTGAGAAGTAAAAAAAATAATAGTTCCTTCTGAGGAATGAGAACTTGCTATACTTCCAAATCATATTCCTTTGACATGTACTACTAAGGCAGGAATTATACAGCTTGTTCCCAAAAATCATGAAGAAAGTTTCATCAAGTCATGAGATTTTCTTTTTGATGATGATAAAATTTCTATTTCTGTTTCAAAATGAATATTTTATACAGATTGAAATATAAATATTCTAAATACTTCTGTGGCTTCTACAACTCCTGAAGAATCCAAAGAAAATCTTGAAAAAATGAAGTTAGAGCTACAAGAGAAACTCCAAGAACTACAAAAAAATTGAAATATTGAAGAGATAGAAGCCACCTCTCAAGAACTAGAAAAAATATCTGCTGATATCAAACTAACCAAGTTTAAAAGCTAGTTTAAAATACTTTTAAAACAAAAATCTCCAAACAATGGAGATTTTTTTTATATACTTTTGATAAATTTTAGGTCTGCAGAGTTTAGTAGTCTTATATCATCTATTCAATATTTGATTGCTGCAAGTCTTGTTAGTCACATTCAAAAGGCAAATCATGAGTATTTGGATGGATCTATGTTTGCTTCTTGAAGTACATTTGGGTGTATCATTCAAGCTCATAAAATCTCTATCCATCA from Candidatus Absconditicoccus praedator includes these protein-coding regions:
- a CDS encoding sugar phosphate isomerase/epimerase family protein; this encodes MSEQEEIKKNKAEFLLSTDSLSGYGLDLIFETARNINFDGIDLAMWKSFDSWSSKYVKKLSEKYEMPVKVIQISSNTNSKEMNKAVDMAKELGVENITINPPRFTNWKSYRFISNNISSYKRQNPNIKFSIINPPKSSLFMLPIPEYHFNNIVDIIKKYKVYLGFDVANIDEQALEINFLRKISGFVPHIGVVYLSDKTKTGVGHVPLGDGSLKLPTILKKFKQHEYYGNFSLKLEIDKKDLADIEKVEQILKKCKLYYKENFEELVIS
- the uppS gene encoding polyprenyl diphosphate synthase, with amino-acid sequence MMNYPKHVGLIPDGNRTWAKTQNIPKFWGHLEGFNRCIELCNHIFTNTDIKVFSIWGLSTENRKGRTNEELDYLFGLYKKVPINLEKFLKEKKVNFRFVGNLDGIPKDLADFLKDKQKELTFDTDKYLVLAINYGGRDEVVRGIKNMASNMIQQGKYNLNDIQDDITEENLSKHLDFGDLPNIELVIRTKGNLAKRLSGFMLWWVGYAELYFSEKKCPEFNSKDLDEALSWFNNVYKERNFGK
- the dnaN gene encoding DNA polymerase III subunit beta; protein product: MIATIPTSKLQEILDNCTRFVSKSSTLPVLENIYIKAESDKVVFKSTDMEKYIQFEINTQVEAQGGLTVNAKVFSDIIRSLDDDEVKLEIDENTDMLTINTTSDVFKVKGISISEYVAAPSVSSDVAASIKPSELSKGIDKVAYAVTERNFSPVLTGVLLKMKQESDGNKLVFVGTDSLRLAEYKIPYEGEFCEMELVIPKINIIDIKKMIDYVEEKGGTKIDVSFSENMVSFVADLEDSKIYTTSVLIQGNFPNYDNESIIPRQYNTEINTDKMQLEKSIKKVSILTKDVNNFVNISNLDEKKIVVRSGETDKGEADTNINASIDGSDFKIGINGKYISDFIKVIESDNILINIVDNEKPVVFKDELDENLVYVIRPLVD
- the ftsA gene encoding cell division protein FtsA is translated as MQDLKLVLDLGNGYIKGIIFAKEGDSTVVISKDTVKTKGMRKGKILDVDDFVYSIRALFESFEKKLGGDFIDEIYVGLSHPDMKIKRISEQKRVMNESIQQDDMDHLTNLISETSGEQNYETIKIIPVQWIIDEQMRLKDPTGMQGKKLEITADVFSIPKNFYNTLVEVFEKLEIDVVDIVPNLLGASESAIDFDDKDLGTLLIDIGNNQTSFVVYEEGFPITYGVVPIGGEEVTKDISIGLQVDIKDAEKIKKEKGTALLEDQSQEDESIDVAFLSDVITARYEEIFEHINEYLVQLGKDSRLPGGVVLVGGGAKMNNVEKLSKEYFKLVTFFGKDKVYNISDVSTKLQYINTIGVNAWVDKYGVGSGGFSMSMGVGLGWVKKVIKYIKDMF
- the ftsZ gene encoding cell division protein FtsZ; the protein is MTLQEITPDFVPGARIKVVGVGGGGSNSLNRMIQEGIEGVEFIGVNTDAQALSGSFAEHKVNIGLNLTRGLGAGANADVGRKAAEENIDEIKKLLQDTDMLFVTAGMGGGTGTGATPVIAQAAKEMGILTVGVVTKPFSFEGKKRYENASEGLEKMKQSVDTLIVIPNDKIFNIIDKKTTFKQAFSMVDKILMLGVQGISDLIIRPGDINIDFADIRVIMENSGTALLGIGYGEGENRAVDAARNAIENPLLESNLEGAQNIIFAVTGGEDLTPVEVQDASRVIEEIANPDANIIWGMTLDESYDGEVKVTIVATGFPESAQEDMIRGTQKASTGSSSRRSKGQDFVNKALSSGSSDNNSTRMSEQPKAEEPTEKPKEDYETPAFLRKKINK
- a CDS encoding F0F1 ATP synthase subunit epsilon, whose protein sequence is MYLRITSLDSVVFEGEVKKIIVPSEEGELAILPNHIPLTCTTKAGIIQLVPKNHEESFIKSGDFLFDDDKISISVSKGIFYTDGNINILNTSVASTTPEESKENLEKMKLELQEKLQELQKNGNIEEIEATSQELEKISADIKLTKFKS